The Lycium barbarum isolate Lr01 chromosome 4, ASM1917538v2, whole genome shotgun sequence nucleotide sequence TCTGTGATGCTTCTACAGATATAGGGAGAACACTGAGAGATATCCCACCAGCTCACTATATATTAAAAGTAGATTCATTCTCATTCCTTGTTCAACTACTTGAGAAAGCTGGAAAAAAGAGATACGAGTCTGATGCTTTCGAAGCCAGTGGTCACAAATGGTGAAGTATCAATCCAGCTTCAGATTTCCTTTTCCTTTCCCATAGGCTCTCTTTGAAGCTTATAATTGACACACActattctttaagaattaattccCTCTTTCGGGTGTAAATGTGTGTGTATGTTTGATAATATCAATTCTTTAAATGTGGTTTCATTCTTTAAGGAAACTGTGTCTCTATCCAAATGGCGATCAAGAGAGAGGTGGAAAGGGACACATCTCTCTCTACTTGGCCATCACAAACACGGAGGCTTTACCTCTGGGTTGGGAGGTCAATGTGAGTTTCAAGTTCCTCCTGTTTGACCAGGCTCGTGACAAATACTTGACAATTCGAGGTTCGTTACATGTTTCCAACTTTTCAGTTCTAAAAAATGCAGTCTTGATGTGTTTGATTTTGATAtcataattttcaattttagaTATTAACGAGAAGCCAAGACGCTATCATGCAATGAAAACTGAGTGGGGTTTTTCCAAACTACTCCCACTCTCTGTGTTCAATGACCCTACAAACGGATACCTTGTTGGTGACAAATGTGTATTTGGCGCGGAGGTGTTTGTTATCAAATATAGTGGTGCAGGAAAGCTTCTACCGCAGCCCAAAAATCTTGCTGATCATGTTTACACTTGGAATATCTCTAACTTTTCCCGTTTAACCAGCTCAGTTCCTGCAGCAAGTTTCACGCTTGGAGATTGCAAGT carries:
- the LOC132637221 gene encoding ubiquitin C-terminal hydrolase 13-like, whose amino-acid sequence is MEEVKSELNIGQDKCYHPNPEDSGLLDIGRTLRDIPPAHYILKVDSFSFLVQLLEKAGKKRYESDAFEASGHKWKLCLYPNGDQERGGKGHISLYLAITNTEALPLGWEVNVSFKFLLFDQARDKYLTIRDINEKPRRYHAMKTEWGFSKLLPLSVFNDPTNGYLVGDKCVFGAEVFVIKYSGAGKLLPQPKNLADHVYTWNISNFSRLTSSVPAASFTLGDSIASCFSGTRSFWWLWRNPQNLGPVTDLSKGFLVRDTLVVKFKITHIFAVKRFA